The Struthio camelus isolate bStrCam1 chromosome 14, bStrCam1.hap1, whole genome shotgun sequence genome has a window encoding:
- the LOC138061005 gene encoding PHD finger protein 7-like: MLCRRADVSANICGPTHRAKGLCVHECCLYLASGLLQRGTDQEGICGFLPADIRRTIKSAAQKSCFVCGERGAAIACQQEGCSRSFHLPCASENGCVTQFFREYKSFCSDHRPQQTVQVSPDGETTVPLFPKLFPNFWIVLRTYLSSTKKRASLSHWREEFPGSISTAMLWNSSSLMIARDQHLKTLETQLVQEETIFPSIRLLRVAKRLSALESADALLPKTGCPASCWQFCAATEAPSGSLQLM, translated from the exons ATGCTGTGTCGGCGAGCGGACGTCAGCGCGAACATCTGCGGGCCGACGCACCGTGCCAAAGGGCTGTGCGTCCACGAGTGCTGCCTG TATCTGGCCAGcgggctgctgcagcgcggcacgGACCAGGAAGGAATCTGCGGGTTCTTGCCCGCAGATATCAGGCGGACAATAAAGAGCGCAGCCCAGAAG agctgctttgtttgCGGCGAGCGGGGAGCCGCCATCGCGTGccagcaggagggctgcagccgCAGCTTCCATCTCCCGTGCGCCTCGGAGAACGGCTGCGTCACGCAGTTTTTCCGGGAGTACAA gtccttctgctcGGACCATCGCCCCCAGCAGACGGTGCAGGTGTCTCCGGATGGAGAAACCACTGTACCTTTATTTCCCAAGTTATTTCCCAACTTCTGGATTGTGCTGAGAACATATTTGAGCTCTACCAAAAAGCGGGCATCTCTGTCTCATTGGAGAGAGGAGTTTCCTGGCAGCATCTCCACTGCAATGCTCTGG aacagcagcagcctgATGATTGCACGTGATCAGCACCTCAAAACCCTTGAAACTCAGCTGGTCCAAGAAGAAACCATCTT cccCAGTATTCGTTTGCTGCGCGTGGCAAAGCGCCTCTCCGCGCTTGAGAGCGCTGATGCTCTGCTGCCCAAAACAGGCTGCCCTGCCTCGTGCTGGCAGTTTTGTGCCGCCACCGAGGCACCAAGCGGGAGCCTTCAGCTGATGTGA
- the LOC138061006 gene encoding PHD finger protein 7-like — protein sequence MLCRRADVSANICGPTHRAKGLCVHECCLYLASGLLQRGTDQEGICGFLPADIRRTIKSAAQKSCFVCGERGAAIACQQEGCSRSFHLPCASENGCVTQFFREYKSFCSDHRPQQTVQVSPDGETPCIICMEQLEDQLSFGTMVCPVCQGAWFHRACVQGQAFSAGRACFRCPQCQNKRKFLAEMLKMGIMVPFRLPTWEEDGHFDELYERHSRCDAGRCLYRRGREQAEESGPWELLLCSSCASKGTHRRCSALRTAAEAWECDACAGLGPAPRAQPEPAGPSTTSRPGSAAASSSAAASGSESELATSSTSSQAESPASSSSVTTSGSSSRSDLASSSTENQAEAEAGPSLSCPAAESSPQAGRPGPERRPRRSRLFRRPRHPYSRP from the exons ATGCTGTGTCGGCGAGCGGACGTCAGCGCGAACATCTGCGGGCCGACGCACCGTGCCAAAGGGCTGTGCGTCCACGAGTGCTGCCTG TATCTGGCCAGcgggctgctgcagcgcggcacgGACCAGGAAGGAATCTGCGGGTTCTTGCCCGCAGATATCAGGCGGACAATAAAGAGCGCAGCCCAGAAG agctgctttgtttgCGGCGAGCGGGGAGCCGCCATCGCGTGccagcaggagggctgcagccgCAGCTTCCATCTCCCGTGCGCCTCGGAGAACGGCTGCGTCACGCAGTTTTTCCGGGAGTACAA gtccttctgctcGGACCATCGCCCCCAGCAGACGGTGCAGGTGTCTCCGGATGGAGAAACGCCCTGCATCATCTgcatggagcagctggaggaccAGCTCTCCTTCGGCACCATGGTGTGCCCTGTGTGCCAAGGGGCCTGGTTCCACCGGGCCTGCGTCCAG GGGCAGGCGTTCAGCGCCGGCAGGGCCTGCTTCCGCTGCCCGCAATGccagaacaaaaggaaatttctggCAGAAATGTTGAAAATGGGGATCATGGTCCCGTTCAG GCTGCCCACCTGGGAGGAGGACGGCCACTTTGACGAGCTGTACGAGAGGCACAGCCGGTGCGACGCCGGCCGGTGCCTCTACCggcgaggcagggagcaggcggaGGAGAGCGG GccgtgggagctgctgctgtgctcctcctgcgcctccaAAGGGACCCACCGACGCTGCTCGGCCCTACGGACGGCCGCAGAGGCCTGGGAATGCGACGCgtgtgccggcctgggccccg cccccaggGCGCAGCCAGAGCCGGCCGGCCCCAGCACCACGAGCCGCCCAGGATCGGCGGCGGCGTCCAGCTCCGCGGCAGCCTCCGGCTCCGAATCAGAGCTGGCCACTTCCAgcaccagcagccaggctgaatcGCCGGCCTCCTCCAGCTCCGTTACCacctccggctccagctccagatCCGACCTGGCGAGCTCCAGCACCGAGAACCAGGCCGAGGCCGAAGCGGGGCCGTCTTTGAGCTGCCCGGCTGCTGAGAGCAGCCCCCAGGCGGGCCGGCCAGGGCCAGAGCGACGGCCACGACGCTCCCGCCTCTTCCGCCGGCCGCGACATCCCTACAgccggccctga
- the LOC138061007 gene encoding PHD finger protein 7-like, with protein sequence MEQLEDQLSFGTMVCPVCQGAWFHRACVQGQAFSAGRACFRCPQCQNKRKFLAEMLKMGIMVPFRLPTWEEDGHFDELYERHSRCDAGRCLYRRGREQAEESGYVSKAATWQVAARQQLPSRREQALSARAGPGAASLRCLCRPCFCLPGLAASPGCHKHRPLCFPRPWELLLCSSCASKGTHRRCSALRTAAEAWECDACAGLGPAPRAQPEPASPSTTSRPGSAAASSSAAASGSESELATSSTSSQAESPASSSSVTTSGSSSRSDLASSSTENQAEAEAGPSLSCPAAESSPQAGRPGPERRPRRSRLFRRPRHPYSRP encoded by the exons atggagcagctggaggaccAGCTCTCCTTCGGCACCATGGTGTGCCCCGTGTGCCAAGGGGCCTGGTTCCACCGGGCCTGCGTCCAG GGGCAGGCGTTCAGCGCCGGCAGGGCCTGCTTCCGCTGCCCGCAATGccagaacaaaaggaaatttctggCAGAAATGTTGAAAATGGGGATCATGGTCCCGTTCAG GCTGCCCACCTGGGAGGAGGACGGCCACTTTGATGAGCTGTACGAGAGGCACAGCCGGTGCGACGCCGGCCGGTGCCTCTACCggcgaggcagggagcaggcggaGGAGAGCGGGTACGTGAGCAAAGCAGCAACGTGGCAGGTGGCGGCGCGGCAGCAGCTGCCGTCACGCCGGGAGCAGGCGCTGAGCGCAAGAGCTGGGCCGGGCGCTGCCTCGCTGCGCTGCCTTTGCCGTCCGTGCTTTTGCCTTCCTGgcctcgccgccagccccggctgccACAAGCACCGACCCCTTTGCTTCCCCAGGccgtgggagctgctgctgtgctcctcctgcgcctccaAAGGGACCCACCGACGCTGCTCGGCCCTACGGACGGCCGCAGAGGCCTGGGAATGCGACGCgtgtgccggcctgggccccg cccccaggGCGCAGCCAGAGccggccagccccagcaccacGAGCCGCCCAGGATCGGCGGCGGCGTCCAGCTCCGCGGCAGCCTCCGGCTCCGAATCAGAGCTGGCCACTTCCAgcaccagcagccaggctgaatcGCCGGCCTCCTCCAGCTCCGTTACCacctccggctccagctccagatCCGACCTGGCGAGCTCCAGCACCGAGAACCAGGCCGAGGCCGAAGCGGGGCCGTCTTTGAGCTGCCCggctgccgagagcagcccccAGGCGGGCCGGCCAGGGCCAGAGCGACGGCCACGACGCTCCCGCCTCTTCCGCCGGCCGCGACATCCCTACAgccggccctga